A genomic region of Sarcophilus harrisii chromosome 6, mSarHar1.11, whole genome shotgun sequence contains the following coding sequences:
- the LOC100924781 gene encoding olfactory receptor 1009-like, with amino-acid sequence MASGNYTGVTEFIFVGLNYHPKIQVILFLLVLSFYLINIIANLGMIILIRVDVHLHTPMYFFLSHLSFVDMSFSSIVAPKMLRDFFEERKTISFLGCILQQWFFGFFVAIECFLLASMAYDRYVAICNPLLYPIAMSQKHCNQLVAIPYAAGFIDAMIHTPAAFRLPFCGPNVINHFFCDIFPLLSLICADTSINKLLAFVLAGSICTFSGLIILVSYIYILIAILRIQSAEGRQKAFSTCSSHLTAVTIFYGTLFFVYVHPNSSFSMDTNKLVSVFYTSVTPMLNPLIYSIRNKEVKDAIHRTIAKFCIRI; translated from the coding sequence ATGGCCAGTGGAAACTACACTGGAGTTACAGAGTTCATTTTTGTGGGCCTGAATTATCATCCAAAGATACAGGTCATccttttccttctagttctatcGTTTTATCTCATTAACATAATAGCCAACCTAGGAATGATCATCCTTATACGGGTTGATGTCCACCTTCACACCccaatgtattttttcctcagcCACCTATCTTTTGTGGACATGAGCTTTTCATCCATAGTGGCTCCCAAAATGCTTAGAGACTTCTTTGAGGAGAGAAAGACTATCTCTTTCCTGGGCTGTATCTTACAACAATGGTTCTTTGGGTTCTTTGTGGCCATTGAATGTTTCCTCCTGGCATCCATGGCCTATGATCGCTATGTTGCAATCTGTAACCCATTGCTTTACCCCATTGCAATGTCCCAAAAACACTGCAACCAGCTTGTGGCTATCCCCTATGCTGCTGGATTCATAGATGCCATGATTCACACTCCTGCTGCTTTCCGCCTCCCTTTTTGTGGCCCAAATGTCATCAATCACTTCTTTTGTGacattttccctctcctctctcttatATGTGCTGATACCAGCATCAACAAGTTATTAGCTTTTGTTCTTGCTGGGAGTATTTGTACCTTCAGTGGTTTGATCATCCTGGTCTCCTATATCTACATCCTCATAGCCATCCTCAGGATCCAATCTGCAGAAGGCAGACAGAAAGCCTTCTCCACTTGCTCTTCTCATCTCACTGCTGTCACCATCTTTTATGGTACCCTCTTTTTTGTCTATGTGCATCCTAACTCAAGTTTCTCCATGGACACCAATAAACTTGTCTCTGTGTTTTATACATCAGTGACCCCCATGTTGAACCCCCTCATCTATAGTATAAGGaacaaagaagtcaaagatgCCATCCATAGAACCATTGCTAAATTTTGTATCAGGATATGA